A part of Terriglobus roseus genomic DNA contains:
- a CDS encoding SRPBCC family protein: MQQSSTSSNNLSSQLPFGPKTLVLGAVALIAYGLTRRSKAGTAIAAAGGLLAYKAAQSPPPQFKTHAIFLVISSPNQAYALWRNFAGLPRFMVHLKSVREVGGDRSEWIALGPGEREIRWNAEITEDTVDKRIAWRSLPNSDIATSGSVEFRPDPQSRGTFVTVNVGYTLPGGSLATGLAAIFGKSPDFVVREDVRRFKQLLETGEVPTTRGQSHGPRGIHGHTEQLLFREKSNLPDPQAASAYSQSA; encoded by the coding sequence ATGCAGCAGTCTTCTACCTCCTCTAACAACCTCTCCAGTCAGTTGCCGTTCGGTCCTAAAACCCTTGTGCTTGGCGCGGTAGCGCTTATCGCCTATGGCCTGACGCGGCGTTCCAAGGCCGGCACCGCCATTGCAGCCGCCGGCGGCCTGCTCGCTTACAAGGCAGCGCAGTCTCCACCACCTCAATTCAAGACACACGCAATCTTCCTGGTAATCTCCTCGCCCAATCAGGCATATGCATTGTGGCGGAACTTCGCAGGCCTACCACGCTTCATGGTCCACCTCAAATCGGTTCGCGAGGTCGGCGGAGATCGTTCGGAGTGGATTGCTCTTGGGCCCGGCGAACGCGAGATCCGTTGGAATGCAGAGATCACGGAAGACACAGTAGACAAGCGGATTGCTTGGCGGTCCCTTCCCAACTCCGACATTGCGACAAGTGGCTCGGTGGAGTTTCGTCCCGATCCGCAGAGCCGCGGCACCTTTGTCACCGTAAATGTGGGATACACACTTCCCGGTGGTTCGCTCGCGACTGGACTCGCTGCCATCTTCGGCAAGAGTCCAGACTTCGTTGTGCGCGAGGACGTTCGACGTTTCAAGCAGTTGCTCGAGACCGGCGAAGTGCCGACAACGCGTGGCCAATCGCATGGTCCACGCGGTATTCACGGTCACACCGAACAACTTCTCTTCCGTGAGAAGAGCAACCTCCCGGACCCACAAGCCGCGTCTGCGTACAGCCAATCGGCTTAG